A genomic window from Pungitius pungitius chromosome 12, fPunPun2.1, whole genome shotgun sequence includes:
- the srl gene encoding sarcalumenin isoform X1: protein MKGTVLICCFLSLLQLQATAEEEEGDDFISVLRDRSHIDETLRLATEEKAGDYAAALERLRKIYHTSIRPMEQAYKYNELRQHEISAYPGRTLGDSSTDGEITSKPMVLFLGPWSVGKSSMINYLLGMNDSPYQLYTGAEPTTSEFTVIMHGEKIRSVEGIVMAADSSRSFSPLEKFGQTFLEKLIGIEMPHKLLERVTFVDTPGIIENRKQQERGYPFNDVCQWFIDRADLIFVVFDPTKLDVGLELEMLFRQLKGRESQIRIILNKADNLATQDLMRVYGALFWSLAPLINVTEPPRVYVSSFWPYDYAPDTSRELFKREEISLLEDLNQVIENRMENKIAFIRQHGIRVRIHGLLVDRYVQTFKEKMSYFSDPELVFKEIVDDPDKFYIFKSILAKTNVSKFDLPNRDAYRDFFGVNPITNFKPLTAQCSYMGGCLLEKIERAITNELPALLSSINSGKQPGLSSCEATGCGEKPKNRYRKN from the exons aggaagaagaaggagatgaTTTCATCTCCGTCCTCAGGGACAGATCTCACATCGACGAGACGCTGAGGCTTGCAACGGAGGAAAAGGCAGGAGACTATGCAG CGGCTCTGGAGCGGTTGCGGAAGATCTACCACACGTCCATCCGGCCGATGGAGCAAGCCTACAAGTACAACGAGCTGAGGCAGCACGAGATCTCAG CCTACCCCGGACGAACCCTGGGGGACTCATCCACAG ATGGAGAGATTACCTCCAAGCCCATGGTGCTTTTCCTGGGACCCTGGAGTGTAGGAAAGTCCTCTATGATCAACTACCTCCTGGGCATGAACGACAGCCCCTACCAGCTCTACACAG GAGCGGAGCCCACTACCTCTGAATTTACTGTAATTATGCACGGGGAGAAGATACGCTCCGTTGAGGGTATCGTCATGGCAGCAGACAGCTCCCGGTCCTTCTCTCCCTTGGAGAAGTTTGGCCAAACCTTCCTGGAAAAACTGATCGGTATCGAAATGCCCCACAAGCTCCTGGAGCGTGTGACCTTTGTGGACACGCCAGGAATCATCGAGAACAGGAAACAGCAGGAGAGAG GCTATCCCTTCAACGATGTCTGCCAGTGGTTCATTGACCGCGCTGACCTGATCTTTGTGGTGTTTGACCCCACCAAGCTCGACGTTGGCCTCGAGCTGGAGATGCTCTTCCGGCAGTTAAAGGGCCGTGAATCACAGATCCGCATCATCCTCAACAAGGCCGACAACCTGGCTACCCAGGACTTAATGAGAGTCTACGGAGCGCTCTTTTGGAGCTTAGCTCCCCTCATCAATGTGACCGAACCCCCTCGCGTCTACGTCAGCTCCTTCTGGCCATATGACTATGCGCCTGATACCAGCCGAGAGCTCTTTAAGCGAGAAGAGATCTCCCTCCTGGAAGACCTGAACCAGGTGATTGAAAACCGCATGGAGAACAAAATTGCCTTCATCCGCCAGCATGGCATCCGCGTTCGCATCCACGGCCTGCTGGTAGACCGCTACGTCCAGACCTTTAAAGAGAAGATGAGCTACTTCAGTGACCCCGAGCTAGTCTTCAAGGAGATTGTGGACGACCCAGACAAGttctacattttcaaatccatcCTAGCCAAGACCAACGTCAGCAAGTTTGACCTGCCCAACCGCGACGCTTACCGTGACTTCTTTGGCGTCAACCCGATCACCAACTTCAAGCCCTTGACGGCTCAATGCTCCTACATGGGTGGCTGTCTGCTGGAGAAGATTGAGAGGGCAATCACCAATGAGCTGCCTGCCCTTCTGAGCAGCATTAACTCTGGGAAGCAGCCGGGCCTGTCCTCCTGCGAGGCAACTGGCTGTGGTGAAAAGCCAAAGAATCGCTACCGGAAGAACTGA
- the srl gene encoding sarcalumenin isoform X2 yields the protein MKGTVLICCFLSLLQLQATAEEEEGDDFISVLRDRSHIDETLRLATEEKAGDYAAALERLRKIYHTSIRPMEQAYKYNELRQHEISDGEITSKPMVLFLGPWSVGKSSMINYLLGMNDSPYQLYTGAEPTTSEFTVIMHGEKIRSVEGIVMAADSSRSFSPLEKFGQTFLEKLIGIEMPHKLLERVTFVDTPGIIENRKQQERGYPFNDVCQWFIDRADLIFVVFDPTKLDVGLELEMLFRQLKGRESQIRIILNKADNLATQDLMRVYGALFWSLAPLINVTEPPRVYVSSFWPYDYAPDTSRELFKREEISLLEDLNQVIENRMENKIAFIRQHGIRVRIHGLLVDRYVQTFKEKMSYFSDPELVFKEIVDDPDKFYIFKSILAKTNVSKFDLPNRDAYRDFFGVNPITNFKPLTAQCSYMGGCLLEKIERAITNELPALLSSINSGKQPGLSSCEATGCGEKPKNRYRKN from the exons aggaagaagaaggagatgaTTTCATCTCCGTCCTCAGGGACAGATCTCACATCGACGAGACGCTGAGGCTTGCAACGGAGGAAAAGGCAGGAGACTATGCAG CGGCTCTGGAGCGGTTGCGGAAGATCTACCACACGTCCATCCGGCCGATGGAGCAAGCCTACAAGTACAACGAGCTGAGGCAGCACGAGATCTCAG ATGGAGAGATTACCTCCAAGCCCATGGTGCTTTTCCTGGGACCCTGGAGTGTAGGAAAGTCCTCTATGATCAACTACCTCCTGGGCATGAACGACAGCCCCTACCAGCTCTACACAG GAGCGGAGCCCACTACCTCTGAATTTACTGTAATTATGCACGGGGAGAAGATACGCTCCGTTGAGGGTATCGTCATGGCAGCAGACAGCTCCCGGTCCTTCTCTCCCTTGGAGAAGTTTGGCCAAACCTTCCTGGAAAAACTGATCGGTATCGAAATGCCCCACAAGCTCCTGGAGCGTGTGACCTTTGTGGACACGCCAGGAATCATCGAGAACAGGAAACAGCAGGAGAGAG GCTATCCCTTCAACGATGTCTGCCAGTGGTTCATTGACCGCGCTGACCTGATCTTTGTGGTGTTTGACCCCACCAAGCTCGACGTTGGCCTCGAGCTGGAGATGCTCTTCCGGCAGTTAAAGGGCCGTGAATCACAGATCCGCATCATCCTCAACAAGGCCGACAACCTGGCTACCCAGGACTTAATGAGAGTCTACGGAGCGCTCTTTTGGAGCTTAGCTCCCCTCATCAATGTGACCGAACCCCCTCGCGTCTACGTCAGCTCCTTCTGGCCATATGACTATGCGCCTGATACCAGCCGAGAGCTCTTTAAGCGAGAAGAGATCTCCCTCCTGGAAGACCTGAACCAGGTGATTGAAAACCGCATGGAGAACAAAATTGCCTTCATCCGCCAGCATGGCATCCGCGTTCGCATCCACGGCCTGCTGGTAGACCGCTACGTCCAGACCTTTAAAGAGAAGATGAGCTACTTCAGTGACCCCGAGCTAGTCTTCAAGGAGATTGTGGACGACCCAGACAAGttctacattttcaaatccatcCTAGCCAAGACCAACGTCAGCAAGTTTGACCTGCCCAACCGCGACGCTTACCGTGACTTCTTTGGCGTCAACCCGATCACCAACTTCAAGCCCTTGACGGCTCAATGCTCCTACATGGGTGGCTGTCTGCTGGAGAAGATTGAGAGGGCAATCACCAATGAGCTGCCTGCCCTTCTGAGCAGCATTAACTCTGGGAAGCAGCCGGGCCTGTCCTCCTGCGAGGCAACTGGCTGTGGTGAAAAGCCAAAGAATCGCTACCGGAAGAACTGA